A window of the Egibacter rhizosphaerae genome harbors these coding sequences:
- a CDS encoding class II 3-deoxy-7-phosphoheptulonate synthase — protein MHPTIAPLRDEGAGGGVAPPVDDRTWTPSSWRARPAWQQPTWPDGDALAATSGELSALPPLVFAGEARALRSQLAAVGRGEAFLLQGGDCAETFAAFGADAIRDKLKVLLQMAVALTYGAQLPVVKVGRIAGQFAKPRSGDTETRDGVELPVYRGDAVNALEFSEEARTPDPHRLVQVYHQAAATLNLLRAFTRGGFADLERVQQWNQQFVAESPQGRRYEQLAEEITRALAFLKACGVDVENDPTFHTVDFWTSHEALLLEYEEALTRRDSLTGQWYDCSAHMLWIGERTRQLDGAHVEFLSGVGNPIGVKLGPKSTVDEVEELAARLNPEGELGRLTLISRMGAQHAGDRLPELVRAVRDRGLPVVWSCDPMHGNTFTSDNGFKTRHFEDVLTETRTFFAVHAEEGTVPGGIHVELTGEDVTECLGGAQEIVDGQLGTRYESACDPRLNNRQALEMAFQVAELLRTDESG, from the coding sequence ATGCATCCCACGATCGCTCCACTCCGCGACGAAGGTGCCGGCGGTGGTGTCGCCCCGCCGGTCGACGACCGGACCTGGACGCCCTCCTCCTGGCGCGCACGGCCCGCGTGGCAGCAGCCCACGTGGCCGGACGGCGACGCGCTCGCCGCGACGTCGGGCGAGTTGTCCGCGCTGCCGCCGCTGGTCTTCGCCGGCGAGGCCCGCGCGCTGCGGAGCCAACTGGCAGCCGTGGGACGGGGCGAGGCCTTCCTGCTGCAGGGCGGCGATTGTGCCGAGACGTTCGCGGCGTTCGGTGCCGACGCGATCCGCGACAAGCTGAAGGTCCTGCTGCAGATGGCCGTGGCACTCACGTACGGCGCACAGCTCCCCGTCGTGAAGGTCGGCCGCATCGCCGGCCAGTTCGCGAAGCCGCGCTCGGGGGACACCGAGACCCGCGACGGGGTGGAGCTGCCGGTCTACCGGGGCGACGCCGTGAACGCGCTCGAGTTCAGCGAGGAGGCCCGCACCCCGGACCCGCACCGCCTGGTGCAGGTGTACCACCAGGCCGCGGCGACGCTGAACCTGCTCCGCGCGTTCACACGCGGCGGGTTCGCGGATCTCGAGCGCGTGCAGCAGTGGAACCAGCAGTTCGTCGCCGAGAGCCCTCAGGGCCGGCGGTACGAGCAGCTGGCCGAGGAGATCACGCGCGCGCTGGCCTTCCTGAAGGCCTGCGGTGTCGACGTCGAGAACGATCCCACGTTCCACACCGTGGACTTCTGGACCAGCCACGAGGCCCTGCTGCTCGAGTACGAGGAGGCACTCACCCGCCGCGACTCCCTCACCGGCCAGTGGTACGACTGCTCGGCGCACATGCTCTGGATCGGTGAGCGCACCCGCCAGCTCGACGGGGCGCACGTCGAGTTCCTGTCGGGCGTTGGCAACCCCATCGGCGTGAAGCTCGGTCCGAAGAGCACCGTCGACGAGGTCGAGGAGCTGGCCGCGCGGCTGAACCCCGAGGGCGAGTTGGGGCGCCTCACCCTGATCAGCCGCATGGGCGCGCAACACGCAGGCGATCGTCTGCCCGAGCTCGTGCGGGCGGTGCGCGACCGCGGCCTGCCGGTGGTCTGGTCCTGCGACCCCATGCACGGGAACACGTTCACCAGCGACAACGGCTTCAAGACCCGCCACTTCGAGGACGTGCTCACCGAGACCCGCACGTTCTTCGCGGTCCACGCCGAGGAGGGGACGGTCCCGGGAGGCATCCACGTGGAGCTGACCGGCGAGGACGTGACCGAGTGCCTCGGTGGCGCGCAGGAGATCGTCGACGGTCAGCTGGGCACGCGGTACGAGAGCGCGTGTGACCCGCGACTCAACAACCGACAGGCGCTGGAAATGGCCTTCCAGGTCGCCGAGCTCCTGCGGACCGACGAGTCCGGCTAA
- a CDS encoding helical backbone metal receptor, whose protein sequence is MSGPAGDSADAAGYTRAGAGQPERVVSLVPSLTDLAARLGAGPRLVGVTDWCRHGAPAGVARLAGTKTPHLARTVALRPDLVLANTEENRSGDLERLRAEGIAVHETFPRRVADVPAMMRGVGEALGIDAEPLAAELERALADAPSAGAWPRVLLLVWRKPWIAAGPDTYSSDLLHAAGLRNALTEVVEGDERWPRVDRERVAAAAPDVVLLPSEPYAFGTEDLDAVAELTGGCAARFVDGEALTWHGPRTAAGLRELTGVVADVGRHRGTRCADTPSAADSASPCAW, encoded by the coding sequence GTGAGCGGCCCGGCAGGCGACAGCGCCGACGCCGCCGGGTACACCCGCGCCGGTGCGGGGCAGCCCGAACGCGTCGTCTCGCTCGTGCCCAGCCTGACCGACCTCGCGGCCCGGCTCGGTGCGGGCCCGCGCCTGGTCGGGGTGACCGACTGGTGTCGACACGGGGCCCCCGCCGGGGTCGCCCGACTCGCGGGGACGAAGACGCCGCACCTTGCCCGAACGGTGGCGTTACGGCCCGACCTCGTCCTCGCGAACACCGAGGAGAACCGCTCCGGCGATCTCGAGCGGCTGCGGGCCGAGGGCATCGCGGTCCACGAGACGTTCCCGCGTCGTGTGGCGGACGTGCCCGCGATGATGCGCGGGGTGGGGGAGGCGCTCGGCATCGACGCGGAGCCGCTCGCCGCCGAGCTCGAACGGGCACTCGCCGACGCGCCGAGCGCCGGAGCCTGGCCCCGCGTCCTGCTCCTGGTCTGGCGGAAGCCGTGGATCGCCGCCGGCCCCGACACCTACTCGAGCGATCTGCTGCACGCCGCGGGGCTGCGTAACGCACTCACCGAGGTCGTCGAGGGCGACGAGCGCTGGCCACGGGTCGATCGGGAGCGCGTTGCCGCCGCCGCGCCGGACGTCGTGTTGCTGCCCAGCGAGCCCTACGCGTTCGGCACCGAGGATCTCGATGCGGTGGCCGAGCTCACCGGCGGGTGCGCGGCACGGTTCGTCGATGGCGAGGCGCTGACGTGGCACGGCCCCCGCACGGCCGCGGGCCTGCGCGAGCTCACCGGGGTGGTGGCAGACGTCGGTCGGCATCGCGGCACCCGGTGTGCCGACACCCCGTCGGCGGCCGACTCGGCGTCACCATGCGCCTGGTGA
- the npdG gene encoding NADPH-dependent F420 reductase, whose protein sequence is MSALSSIGFVGGTGPQGRGLGVRLALAGHRCVIGSRTAEKGAEAAESVRSVIAEAGREGELPHPIVGTDNAGAAECDLVVVVLPQEAQAKTLPPLADRLSGKIVVNCVNAIGFDDAGPFPQRVPAGSAAEECQQLVPEARVVGAFQNVSAVKLRKLDGPVETDVVLTGDDQTAREQVAALASAIPGMRPVHAGPLRLTGPVEDMTALLVAVNKRYRVNSSLRLSGIPDDKLGADA, encoded by the coding sequence GTGAGCGCCCTGTCGTCGATCGGGTTCGTGGGCGGCACGGGTCCTCAGGGTCGGGGCCTCGGCGTGCGGCTGGCGCTGGCGGGCCATCGCTGTGTGATCGGGTCCCGCACCGCCGAGAAGGGCGCGGAGGCCGCCGAGTCGGTGCGGTCCGTGATCGCGGAGGCCGGCCGTGAGGGGGAGCTGCCCCACCCGATCGTGGGCACCGACAACGCGGGCGCGGCCGAGTGTGACCTCGTCGTGGTGGTGCTGCCCCAGGAGGCGCAGGCGAAGACGTTGCCGCCGCTCGCCGACCGGTTGTCGGGCAAGATCGTCGTGAATTGCGTGAACGCGATCGGCTTCGACGACGCGGGGCCCTTCCCGCAGCGTGTCCCGGCCGGCTCGGCCGCGGAGGAGTGCCAGCAGCTCGTGCCCGAGGCCCGCGTGGTCGGTGCGTTCCAGAACGTCTCCGCGGTCAAGCTGCGCAAGCTCGACGGTCCGGTCGAGACCGACGTCGTGCTGACCGGTGACGACCAGACCGCCCGCGAACAGGTCGCCGCGCTCGCGAGCGCGATCCCGGGGATGCGCCCGGTCCACGCCGGGCCGCTGCGTCTCACGGGCCCCGTCGAGGACATGACCGCTCTGCTCGTCGCCGTGAACAAGCGCTATCGGGTGAACAGCAGCCTGCGGCTGTCGGGCATCCCGGACGACAAGCTCGGCGCGGACGCCTAG
- a CDS encoding cob(I)yrinic acid a,c-diamide adenosyltransferase, protein MKLYTRRGDDGTTGLLFGGRVDKHDARTDAYGTTDEAVSALGLARAELATDAQREWHERVLELQRELFVVGAQLATDPSNWGRLEPGVSRCTDSMVETLEARIDETTDRYPLPQEFTVPGGSRAGAAIDLARTVVRRAERQVSAMYRAEILPDDVALRYLNRLSDYLFVLARAVEGGAHTPTRDR, encoded by the coding sequence GTGAAGCTATACACACGCCGCGGGGACGACGGCACCACGGGACTCTTGTTCGGTGGCCGCGTCGACAAGCACGATGCCCGCACCGACGCGTACGGCACGACCGACGAAGCCGTCAGCGCGTTGGGCTTGGCGCGCGCCGAGCTCGCCACCGATGCGCAGCGGGAGTGGCACGAACGGGTGCTCGAACTCCAACGTGAGCTTTTCGTCGTCGGCGCGCAGCTCGCGACCGATCCCAGCAACTGGGGCCGTCTGGAGCCGGGCGTGTCGCGCTGCACCGATTCCATGGTCGAGACGCTGGAAGCGCGGATCGACGAGACCACCGACCGCTACCCGCTCCCCCAGGAGTTCACGGTCCCCGGTGGGAGCCGTGCCGGTGCCGCGATCGACCTGGCGCGCACGGTGGTGCGGCGGGCCGAGCGCCAGGTGAGCGCCATGTATCGAGCGGAGATCCTCCCCGACGACGTCGCGTTGCGCTACCTGAACCGGCTGTCCGACTACCTCTTCGTGCTCGCCCGCGCGGTCGAGGGAGGCGCCCACACCCCCACGCGAGACCGGTGA
- a CDS encoding ATP-dependent Clp protease proteolytic subunit, which yields MTMYRAADDEIPFENLASASVFHRLYENRILYLKGPIEDTVADTLVAQLMSLDAESDKDITLYINSPGGLVSGMFAVYDVMHIMNAKVNTVCVGVAASAAAFLLATGTGTRAATPNARIMFHQPLGGARGQNIDIQIQAKQIVYLRERLYEILAERTGQSLETIRRDADRDFWLSAEEAVDYGAIDEVRTRGGV from the coding sequence ATGACGATGTACCGCGCCGCGGACGACGAGATCCCCTTCGAGAACCTTGCCAGCGCGAGCGTATTCCATCGGCTCTACGAGAACCGGATCCTCTACCTCAAGGGACCCATCGAGGACACGGTCGCCGACACTCTCGTGGCACAGCTCATGTCGCTCGACGCCGAGTCCGACAAGGACATCACCCTCTACATCAACTCCCCCGGAGGGCTGGTCTCGGGGATGTTCGCCGTCTATGACGTGATGCACATCATGAACGCCAAGGTGAACACCGTCTGCGTGGGCGTCGCGGCGTCGGCGGCGGCGTTCCTGCTGGCTACGGGGACCGGGACGCGGGCGGCCACCCCGAACGCGCGGATCATGTTCCACCAGCCGCTCGGCGGTGCCCGCGGCCAGAACATCGACATCCAGATCCAGGCGAAGCAGATCGTCTACCTGCGCGAGCGCCTCTACGAGATCCTCGCCGAGCGCACGGGTCAGTCGCTCGAGACGATCCGCAGGGACGCCGACCGCGATTTCTGGCTCTCGGCCGAGGAGGCCGTCGACTACGGCGCGATCGACGAGGTCCGCACCCGCGGCGGCGTCTAG
- a CDS encoding anthranilate synthase component I family protein codes for MASPPTTEARVHSRRQRTSATPLDLAGLAGRRDTAAVVRRGWTLVVGEPLARLASAPALDALAETVGWRDTPGPDEPPFHGGAVGAIAEHAGDAWLDLPPDPRPPVAGLEALSFGVYDTAACWPPDGEEVTLVAADVPGYSREPVEDRLDRLAAQLDEAARRPHARQSPSVRGEAARCSLDREAHRAAVERAQQWISAGDLYQLNLTLQIAVPWPAPPIDLAHRLWHANPHAAHAAWLDLGGAQVASVSPETFLRTEGDVVWVRPIKGTRPRHDDPASDAGAADELLASAKDHAEHVMIVDLERNDLGRVCATGSVRVPELAALESHPTVWHLTSTVRGRLARRVGVADLLAALFPCGSVTGAPKRMAVARTRLLEPTRRGVYCGAIGTLSRGGLELSVGIRTATIARGVARYGAGGGIVADSDPAAEHEEAMDKAAAFARATGARLPRAASPRGPPALPLRPAAAGS; via the coding sequence ATGGCGTCCCCACCCACCACTGAGGCCCGGGTCCACTCCCGACGTCAGCGGACCTCGGCGACACCGCTCGACCTGGCCGGCCTCGCGGGTCGCCGCGACACCGCTGCGGTCGTGCGCCGCGGCTGGACCCTCGTCGTCGGCGAGCCACTCGCTCGGCTCGCGAGCGCGCCCGCGCTCGACGCACTCGCCGAGACGGTCGGTTGGCGCGACACACCCGGTCCCGACGAACCGCCCTTCCATGGCGGGGCCGTCGGCGCGATCGCCGAGCACGCCGGCGATGCCTGGCTCGACCTGCCGCCGGACCCGAGGCCGCCGGTCGCCGGCCTCGAGGCCCTGTCCTTCGGTGTCTACGACACGGCCGCGTGCTGGCCCCCCGACGGTGAGGAGGTCACGCTCGTCGCCGCCGACGTGCCGGGGTACAGCCGTGAGCCAGTCGAGGACCGGCTGGACCGCTTGGCCGCCCAGCTCGACGAGGCCGCCCGGCGTCCACACGCCCGTCAGTCCCCGAGCGTGCGGGGGGAGGCGGCCCGCTGCTCCCTCGACCGCGAGGCCCACCGAGCCGCCGTCGAGCGCGCGCAGCAATGGATCTCCGCGGGCGACCTGTACCAGCTGAACCTGACGCTGCAGATCGCGGTGCCGTGGCCCGCGCCGCCGATCGACCTCGCGCACCGCCTGTGGCACGCGAACCCCCACGCGGCACACGCGGCGTGGCTCGACCTCGGCGGTGCCCAGGTGGCGTCGGTCTCACCCGAGACGTTCCTGCGCACCGAGGGCGATGTCGTGTGGGTCCGCCCCATCAAGGGCACGCGTCCGCGCCACGACGACCCCGCCTCCGACGCCGGGGCCGCCGACGAGCTGCTCGCCAGCGCGAAGGACCACGCCGAACACGTCATGATCGTCGATCTCGAGCGCAACGATCTCGGGCGGGTGTGCGCCACCGGTTCGGTGCGGGTGCCAGAGCTCGCGGCCCTCGAGTCGCACCCCACGGTGTGGCACCTCACCTCGACGGTGCGGGGGCGCCTCGCCCGACGGGTCGGCGTGGCCGACCTCCTCGCGGCGCTGTTCCCGTGCGGGTCGGTGACCGGCGCGCCGAAACGGATGGCCGTCGCGCGCACCCGCCTGCTGGAACCCACCCGGCGCGGGGTCTACTGCGGCGCGATCGGGACGCTCTCGCGGGGCGGGCTCGAGCTGAGCGTCGGGATCCGCACCGCGACGATCGCACGCGGGGTCGCACGCTACGGAGCGGGCGGGGGCATCGTCGCCGACAGCGATCCTGCCGCCGAGCACGAGGAGGCCATGGACAAGGCCGCCGCGTTCGCGCGGGCGACCGGCGCCCGGCTGCCGAGGGCGGCCTCGCCGAGGGGCCCTCCGGCGCTCCCCCTGCGTCCCGCGGCCGCCGGGTCCTAG
- a CDS encoding IclR family transcriptional regulator — MDAGSSGGGSRTLSRGLTVLSALGTDPEGLTVAQLADRTGLDRAVLYRLLTTLCEEGLAVRDNDSLRFRLGVALVALGAGAARGLPVRRHARPGMRALMEQCREAVCLAVRDRDHAVVVDRVEPPGRSARIGYHVGLRHPLDRGAHGKAVLGSLEDGDPALAAFESASPELPNGYAVAEGDLEGGIVGVAAPIREADGTVAASVGIVAPATRLPDAGALGPSVRALADEVSRRLADGESRAGSAARRTEHAGDGAGDGRGTGNAAVPVRPRQT; from the coding sequence ATGGACGCGGGATCCTCTGGAGGCGGATCCCGGACGCTGTCCCGGGGCCTCACGGTCCTGAGCGCGCTCGGAACCGATCCCGAAGGGCTGACCGTCGCGCAACTCGCGGACCGCACGGGACTCGACCGGGCCGTTCTGTACCGCTTGTTGACCACGCTCTGTGAAGAGGGGCTGGCGGTACGCGACAACGACTCCCTGCGGTTCCGCCTCGGGGTCGCGCTCGTTGCGTTGGGCGCGGGTGCGGCCCGTGGGCTGCCGGTGCGCCGGCACGCCCGGCCCGGGATGCGCGCGCTCATGGAGCAGTGTCGGGAGGCCGTGTGCCTGGCGGTGCGGGACCGGGACCACGCCGTGGTGGTCGACCGTGTCGAGCCCCCCGGACGCTCCGCTCGCATCGGCTATCACGTCGGCTTGCGGCACCCGCTCGATCGGGGCGCTCACGGCAAGGCGGTGCTGGGCTCCCTCGAGGACGGGGATCCGGCGTTGGCCGCGTTCGAGAGCGCGAGCCCGGAGCTGCCCAACGGGTACGCAGTCGCCGAGGGCGATCTGGAGGGCGGGATCGTCGGGGTGGCCGCACCCATCCGCGAGGCCGACGGGACGGTCGCGGCCAGTGTCGGGATCGTCGCCCCCGCGACCCGTCTGCCCGATGCGGGCGCGCTCGGTCCGAGCGTGCGTGCGCTGGCCGACGAGGTCTCGAGACGGCTCGCCGACGGCGAGAGCCGCGCCGGGAGCGCGGCACGGCGGACCGAGCATGCCGGTGATGGTGCCGGCGACGGGCGCGGCACGGGCAACGCCGCCGTCCCGGTGCGGCCACGCCAGACCTAG
- the ftsH gene encoding ATP-dependent zinc metalloprotease FtsH: protein MDRNTRIRLLVAVSLIAILLIAFATLQPDDRITYQEFVDEVESGEVESATFTGQSVEGEFVDEERGTFSTVVPPELVVGRDGIEDFLVENDVELDAEVETDGGFTLLLFFLFPLLLFVLFFWYLNRQAKGQMGGLGNVGKSKAKVHKPHEPTTRFSDVAGYKEVKQEIEETVAFLREPERFRAAGANIPKGMLMVGPPGTGKTLLAKAVAGEAGVPFISVTGSDFMEMFVGVGASRVRDMFKTAREHAPCIIFIDELDSIGRKRGAGLGGGHDEREQTLNQMLGEIDGFEGSEGVVIMGATNRPDVLDPALLRPGRFDRQVTIPLPTLEERIEILDVHLKGKPIDDTVDREVIARGTPGMAGADLQNLINEAALIAVRNDSEVIRMSDIEAARERQTIGRERSSVRLDEQEKRAVAYHEGGHALAAFIEEEADPVYKLTCLPTGMALGVTEQLPIDERHIYLRSYLDARLKVMLGGRAAELVVLGQPTTGGQHDLVQATRLARAIVREYGMSDAVGPVGYGDQQQVFLGEELARGSEHSEKTAEAIDAEVTRILRTSLDEVVEKFRQLRGGLDEMAAELVERETLSGEEALEAVRRGVSEELAEELLRGSAVPGSTWEAMGGSRNGQGPDDDERSDDREERAGMA from the coding sequence GTGGATCGCAACACCCGTATCCGGCTGCTGGTCGCGGTGTCGCTGATCGCGATCCTGTTGATCGCGTTCGCGACCCTGCAGCCCGACGACCGGATCACGTACCAGGAGTTCGTCGACGAGGTGGAGAGCGGTGAGGTCGAGTCCGCGACCTTCACGGGCCAGTCGGTCGAGGGCGAGTTCGTCGACGAGGAGCGGGGCACGTTCTCCACGGTCGTGCCGCCCGAGCTCGTGGTGGGCCGGGACGGCATCGAGGACTTCCTCGTCGAGAACGACGTCGAGCTCGACGCCGAGGTCGAGACCGACGGGGGCTTCACGCTCCTGCTGTTCTTCCTCTTCCCGCTGCTGCTCTTCGTCCTCTTCTTCTGGTACCTGAACCGTCAGGCCAAGGGCCAGATGGGAGGGCTCGGCAACGTCGGCAAGTCGAAGGCGAAGGTCCACAAACCGCACGAACCCACCACCCGCTTCAGCGACGTCGCCGGGTACAAGGAGGTCAAGCAGGAGATCGAGGAGACCGTCGCCTTCCTGCGCGAGCCCGAGCGCTTCCGGGCCGCCGGCGCGAACATCCCCAAGGGCATGCTGATGGTCGGTCCGCCCGGGACCGGGAAGACGCTGCTCGCCAAGGCGGTCGCCGGGGAGGCCGGTGTCCCGTTCATCTCCGTGACCGGCTCGGACTTCATGGAGATGTTCGTCGGCGTCGGCGCCAGCCGCGTCCGTGACATGTTCAAGACCGCCCGCGAGCACGCGCCCTGCATCATCTTCATCGACGAGCTCGACTCGATCGGGCGTAAACGAGGAGCGGGCCTCGGTGGCGGTCACGACGAGCGGGAGCAGACCCTGAACCAGATGCTGGGCGAGATCGACGGGTTCGAGGGCAGCGAGGGCGTCGTGATCATGGGCGCCACGAACCGGCCCGACGTCCTCGACCCCGCGCTGCTGCGCCCCGGCCGCTTCGATCGGCAGGTGACCATCCCGTTGCCCACGCTCGAGGAGCGCATCGAGATCCTCGACGTACACCTCAAGGGCAAGCCGATCGACGACACCGTCGACCGCGAGGTGATCGCCCGCGGAACCCCCGGCATGGCCGGCGCCGACCTGCAGAACCTCATCAACGAGGCCGCGCTCATCGCGGTGCGCAACGACAGCGAGGTCATCCGCATGTCGGACATCGAGGCCGCTCGCGAGCGCCAGACGATCGGGCGGGAGCGGTCGAGCGTCCGGCTCGACGAGCAGGAGAAGCGGGCGGTCGCGTACCACGAGGGGGGCCACGCGCTCGCGGCCTTCATCGAGGAGGAGGCCGACCCGGTCTACAAGCTGACGTGCCTGCCGACCGGCATGGCCCTCGGTGTCACCGAGCAGCTGCCCATCGACGAGCGCCACATCTACCTGCGCAGCTACCTCGACGCGCGCCTCAAGGTCATGCTCGGCGGCCGAGCCGCGGAGCTGGTGGTGCTCGGCCAGCCGACCACGGGTGGGCAGCACGACCTCGTCCAGGCCACGCGGCTCGCACGGGCGATCGTCCGTGAGTACGGGATGAGCGACGCGGTCGGGCCGGTGGGGTACGGGGACCAGCAGCAGGTCTTCCTGGGCGAGGAGCTCGCGCGCGGGTCGGAGCACTCGGAGAAGACCGCCGAGGCGATCGACGCCGAGGTGACCCGCATTCTTCGGACCTCGCTCGACGAGGTGGTCGAGAAGTTCCGCCAGCTCCGAGGGGGGCTCGACGAGATGGCCGCTGAGCTGGTCGAGCGCGAGACGTTGTCTGGCGAGGAGGCTCTCGAGGCGGTGCGCCGCGGCGTGTCCGAGGAGCTCGCCGAGGAGCTGCTGCGGGGCAGCGCCGTCCCGGGCAGCACCTGGGAGGCGATGGGTGGCTCGCGCAACGGGCAGGGCCCCGATGACGATGAGCGGTCCGACGACCGCGAGGAGCGGGCGGGGATGGCGTGA
- a CDS encoding 3-hydroxyacyl-CoA dehydrogenase produces MEIEGTVALVTGGASGLGRATAERLAARGCRVVVLDLPDGDGPEVAQELDGVFVGADVTDEEQVRDAVATARGEGELRLAVNCAGIGPPARVLGKEGVHPLEQFEQVVGVNLVGTFNVLRLAAEAMAALPPVGEDTPERGIIVNTASVAAYEGQIGQIAYAASKGGIVSLTLPAARDLAGRLIRVCTIAPGLFRTPLLAGLPEDAQASLGEQVPHPRRLGAPEEYAALVEHIATNPMLNGETVRLDGALRMAPR; encoded by the coding sequence ATGGAGATCGAGGGAACGGTCGCGCTCGTGACCGGAGGCGCGTCGGGGCTCGGACGCGCGACGGCCGAACGGCTGGCCGCGCGTGGCTGCCGGGTCGTGGTGCTCGACCTCCCCGACGGCGACGGTCCCGAGGTGGCGCAGGAACTCGACGGTGTCTTCGTCGGCGCCGACGTGACCGACGAGGAGCAGGTCCGGGATGCCGTCGCGACCGCGCGCGGTGAGGGTGAGCTGCGACTGGCGGTCAACTGTGCGGGCATCGGCCCACCGGCGCGCGTGCTCGGCAAGGAGGGAGTCCACCCGCTGGAGCAGTTCGAGCAGGTGGTGGGGGTGAACCTGGTCGGCACGTTCAACGTGCTGCGACTCGCGGCGGAGGCCATGGCCGCGCTCCCTCCGGTCGGGGAGGACACGCCGGAGCGCGGCATCATCGTCAACACCGCGTCGGTCGCCGCGTACGAGGGCCAGATCGGCCAGATCGCCTACGCCGCCTCGAAGGGCGGCATCGTGTCGCTCACGCTGCCGGCCGCCCGGGACCTCGCGGGCCGGCTGATCCGCGTGTGCACGATCGCGCCGGGACTGTTCCGCACGCCGCTGCTCGCGGGGCTGCCCGAGGACGCGCAGGCGTCGCTCGGCGAGCAGGTGCCGCATCCCCGGCGGCTCGGGGCACCGGAGGAGTACGCCGCCCTGGTCGAACACATCGCGACGAACCCGATGCTCAACGGGGAGACGGTCCGTCTCGACGGGGCACTGCGGATGGCTCCCCGGTGA
- the mutM gene encoding bifunctional DNA-formamidopyrimidine glycosylase/DNA-(apurinic or apyrimidinic site) lyase, with translation MPFPARCQPLRDYGDVPELPEVESVRRQLAPRLVGRSVLDVTYESQDRFEGLERVGGTRVLDVRRRGKYLLAHLSGAPTGTVDRELVMHLGMTGSFRFRGEPAPVGGTAWTPDAYVRATFTLDDGVLDFRDVRRFGRLTVVPAGHYDGIATLAALGPEPLSDDFDAEVFARALARSRAPVKTLLLNQRLVAGVGNIYADEALWRARINPRARRVGPARAQRLWRALREVLTEAIEREGTTFRDYRMVNGESGRNADFLVAYGQEGKPCPRCGDPLRKITLGGRGTTYCPRCQRR, from the coding sequence GTGCCGTTTCCGGCCCGCTGCCAGCCGCTGCGCGATTATGGGGACGTGCCCGAACTTCCCGAGGTCGAGAGCGTCCGCCGCCAGCTCGCGCCGCGCCTGGTCGGCCGGTCGGTGCTGGACGTGACCTACGAGTCACAGGACCGCTTCGAGGGGCTGGAGCGGGTCGGCGGCACGCGGGTGCTCGACGTGCGGCGCCGCGGCAAGTACCTGCTCGCTCACCTCTCGGGGGCTCCCACGGGCACGGTCGATCGTGAGCTCGTGATGCACCTCGGGATGACGGGATCGTTCCGGTTCCGGGGCGAGCCCGCGCCGGTCGGCGGCACCGCGTGGACGCCCGATGCCTATGTGCGCGCGACCTTCACCCTCGACGACGGGGTGCTCGACTTCCGCGACGTTCGCCGATTCGGCAGGCTCACCGTCGTTCCGGCCGGGCACTACGACGGGATCGCCACGCTCGCGGCGCTCGGCCCGGAGCCGCTCTCGGACGACTTCGACGCCGAGGTGTTCGCTCGCGCGCTCGCCCGCTCGCGGGCGCCGGTGAAGACGCTGCTCCTGAACCAGCGGCTCGTCGCGGGCGTCGGCAACATCTACGCCGACGAGGCGCTCTGGCGAGCCCGGATCAACCCGCGGGCCCGGCGAGTCGGGCCGGCGCGGGCACAGCGGTTGTGGCGGGCGCTGCGGGAGGTCCTGACCGAGGCGATCGAGCGGGAAGGCACGACGTTCCGCGACTACCGGATGGTCAACGGCGAGTCGGGCCGCAACGCCGACTTCCTCGTCGCCTACGGCCAGGAGGGGAAGCCGTGTCCCCGCTGCGGCGATCCACTCCGCAAGATCACGCTCGGTGGACGCGGGACGACCTACTGCCCCCGCTGCCAGCGCCGCTAG